The following coding sequences are from one Arthrobacter sp. 24S4-2 window:
- a CDS encoding (2,3-dihydroxybenzoyl)adenylate synthase, whose amino-acid sequence MTSHTSEGTIPWPADLAAKFRSKGYWEDRPLGAYILETADRLPEKIAIVDGDVRLSYAELANRMDAAAERLLQLGLKVDDRIMVQLPNGWQFTVLTLACFRAGVIPVMALPAHRQYELSFLAELSESRAIAVPDVIKDFDHQAMAEELASSIPSLEIILVSGAANPQNARLEDILAPGKDLSGARARLDAAAPSPDSPALFLLSGGTTGLPKLITRTHNDYAYNIKATSLPTGVTEDTVYLGTLPASHNFPLACPGILGILFAGGRVIMLPSPEPRKAFAAIEHEGVTLSTAVPAVAQRWIEYEQENGTKQLASLEVLQVGGSRLPDEIARKVKPVLGATLQQVFGMAEGLINTTRLDDPEDVICTTQGRPVSEADEVRIVDEAGEDLPDGVPGSILTRGPYTPRGYYRAPEANTRAFTPDGWYASGDIVERRPDGNLIVQGRDKDMINRGGEKISAEEIESLIYRIDDVTMAAAVAMPDPMLGERLCLYITVKPGREVTLEQIQAMLRRTGVAAFKIPEHLVVLDELPTTKVGKINKKDLRADIAERLAATGAHAQ is encoded by the coding sequence ATGACCAGCCACACCAGTGAGGGAACCATCCCCTGGCCGGCGGACCTTGCGGCCAAATTCCGCAGCAAGGGCTACTGGGAAGACCGCCCGCTCGGCGCCTACATCCTCGAAACAGCCGACCGGCTGCCGGAAAAAATCGCAATAGTGGACGGTGACGTCCGGCTCAGCTACGCCGAACTGGCCAACAGAATGGATGCGGCCGCGGAACGCCTCCTGCAGTTGGGCCTGAAAGTGGATGACCGCATCATGGTCCAGTTGCCCAACGGCTGGCAGTTCACGGTACTGACCTTGGCGTGTTTCCGCGCCGGCGTCATCCCCGTGATGGCCCTGCCGGCACACCGGCAGTATGAGCTGTCCTTCCTCGCGGAACTCTCCGAATCCCGGGCCATCGCCGTACCGGATGTCATCAAGGACTTCGACCACCAGGCGATGGCCGAAGAACTCGCGTCAAGCATTCCGTCCCTGGAGATCATCCTTGTTTCCGGTGCAGCTAACCCCCAGAACGCCCGACTCGAGGACATCCTTGCTCCCGGCAAGGACCTCTCTGGCGCCCGCGCACGGTTGGACGCCGCTGCACCGTCGCCTGACTCGCCAGCCCTGTTTCTGCTCTCGGGGGGCACCACCGGGCTGCCCAAACTCATTACCAGGACCCACAACGACTACGCCTACAACATCAAGGCCACGTCACTTCCCACCGGAGTCACCGAGGACACCGTCTATCTGGGCACCCTTCCGGCGAGCCACAATTTCCCGCTGGCCTGCCCGGGCATCCTCGGAATCCTGTTCGCCGGCGGCCGCGTCATCATGCTGCCCAGCCCCGAACCGCGGAAGGCCTTCGCCGCCATCGAACATGAGGGAGTGACGCTTTCGACGGCGGTCCCCGCAGTCGCCCAGCGATGGATCGAGTATGAGCAGGAAAACGGCACCAAGCAGCTGGCCAGCCTCGAAGTGCTTCAGGTCGGCGGTTCGCGCCTGCCGGACGAGATTGCCCGGAAAGTGAAGCCGGTTCTGGGCGCGACCCTTCAGCAGGTTTTCGGCATGGCCGAGGGGCTCATCAACACCACCCGACTGGATGACCCCGAAGACGTCATCTGTACTACGCAGGGACGTCCGGTGTCCGAAGCCGACGAGGTCCGCATCGTCGATGAGGCCGGCGAGGACCTGCCGGACGGAGTTCCCGGTTCCATCCTGACCCGCGGACCCTATACTCCGCGGGGCTACTACCGCGCCCCCGAAGCCAATACCCGGGCCTTCACCCCCGACGGCTGGTACGCCAGCGGTGACATTGTCGAGCGGCGTCCCGACGGAAACCTGATCGTCCAGGGCCGCGACAAGGACATGATCAACCGCGGCGGAGAAAAGATCTCAGCCGAGGAAATCGAAAGCCTTATCTACCGGATCGACGACGTGACCATGGCAGCCGCCGTCGCCATGCCGGATCCGATGCTCGGTGAACGGCTCTGCCTCTACATCACCGTCAAACCCGGACGCGAAGTTACCCTTGAACAAATCCAGGCGATGCTGCGCCGGACCGGTGTAGCGGCATTCAAGATTCCTGAGCATCTGGTGGTCCTCGACGAGCTGCCCACCACCAAGGTCGGCAAGATCAACAAGAAGGACCTCCGCGCCGACATCGCCGAACGCCTGGCCGCCACCGGCGCCCACGCACAGTAA
- a CDS encoding acetate--CoA ligase family protein — protein MHNLTPLFAPRGIIVVGASSTPEKLGAVMAQSLSTYPAPVELVNSRGENGMHTSIAEAAAAIPGGPDLAVLCVPAAATAQALRDSAANGAKAALVCAGGFAEAGGPGVEFALQVESAVRDTGIRLLGPNTSGFFVPHRNLRASFVPGVAELEPGSVAVVAASGGVNHVLAFHLQRAGAGVSVAVGIGAGTDISAPDVLDYLISDEQTKAVALHLETVADGPALIDAVSRLSSVKPVVALVVGRNDVSEFAQSHTGALATSWRTTRAVLKQAGAVIVDDENQLVAAVTALADRRLAPSADPGVGLITGQAGPGLLIADALHSAGVTLPRLAQTSQDTIGTLLPPLTFQANPVDTGRPGPGYEKVVAAVAADPAIDLVAVYGLTEPVTDLPLSVAESGAAESLPFLIGVDGPDGDLERARKSAHQHDLPLISGPTSLAHGITALVNDARGQFQRTEAPTGAFTWPALEGPWDENRAKELLGALGIATPARRSCSTRAAAHDALSELGGPVAVKLLDAAVLHKTEIGGVHLGVNSPEAMDRALDGLEAAGAREFLVEAMAPSGIDLVVGVRRDPVFGPIAVLGLGGTTAEVFADISIRSAPLSVRVAEGMPGDLQARELLYGFRSGPMLKTEELAALLVRLGDALVSNDAIAEIEINPLRLTRDGLVALDAVVVNVEEDMK, from the coding sequence ATGCATAATCTCACTCCGCTGTTCGCACCCCGCGGCATCATCGTCGTCGGCGCCTCGTCGACTCCGGAAAAGCTCGGCGCCGTCATGGCGCAGTCGCTGTCCACCTACCCGGCTCCTGTTGAACTCGTCAACAGCCGCGGCGAAAACGGCATGCACACCAGCATCGCCGAAGCCGCAGCAGCAATTCCGGGAGGCCCCGATCTGGCAGTGCTCTGCGTACCTGCCGCCGCCACCGCACAGGCATTACGCGACAGTGCAGCGAACGGTGCCAAGGCTGCCCTGGTCTGCGCCGGGGGTTTCGCCGAAGCCGGCGGTCCCGGCGTCGAATTCGCCCTCCAGGTGGAGTCAGCTGTCCGGGACACCGGCATTCGGCTGCTCGGCCCGAACACGTCCGGCTTCTTCGTGCCCCACCGCAACCTGCGCGCCAGCTTCGTGCCCGGCGTCGCAGAACTGGAACCGGGTTCGGTAGCCGTCGTGGCGGCAAGCGGTGGAGTCAACCACGTCCTTGCTTTCCACTTGCAGCGCGCCGGAGCGGGCGTCAGCGTCGCCGTCGGCATCGGCGCGGGCACCGACATCAGCGCACCCGATGTCCTCGACTACCTGATCTCCGATGAACAAACCAAAGCAGTTGCCCTCCATCTGGAAACCGTCGCCGACGGACCAGCCCTCATCGACGCCGTTTCACGCCTCAGTTCGGTCAAACCGGTCGTGGCTTTGGTCGTCGGGCGAAATGACGTCTCTGAGTTCGCCCAGTCCCACACGGGTGCCCTGGCCACATCCTGGCGGACCACACGGGCGGTCCTGAAGCAAGCCGGTGCCGTGATCGTCGACGACGAGAACCAGCTGGTTGCCGCTGTCACCGCCCTGGCGGATCGCAGGCTTGCGCCGTCGGCCGATCCCGGAGTCGGACTCATCACCGGACAGGCCGGCCCCGGACTATTGATCGCCGACGCCCTCCACAGCGCCGGCGTCACACTGCCGCGCCTGGCACAGACCAGCCAGGACACCATCGGCACGCTGCTGCCACCGCTGACCTTCCAGGCCAACCCAGTGGACACCGGCCGGCCGGGACCCGGTTACGAGAAGGTCGTGGCCGCCGTGGCAGCCGACCCGGCCATCGATCTCGTCGCAGTCTACGGACTGACCGAACCAGTCACCGACCTGCCACTGTCGGTCGCCGAATCCGGAGCAGCGGAGAGCCTGCCGTTCCTGATCGGCGTCGACGGACCCGACGGCGACCTTGAACGCGCCCGGAAGTCAGCCCACCAGCACGACCTGCCGCTGATCAGCGGACCGACCTCTCTGGCCCACGGCATTACAGCACTGGTGAACGATGCGCGTGGACAATTCCAGCGCACCGAAGCACCCACTGGAGCCTTCACCTGGCCGGCACTGGAAGGGCCCTGGGACGAGAACCGCGCCAAGGAACTCCTTGGCGCACTCGGTATCGCCACCCCTGCCCGGCGAAGCTGCAGCACCCGCGCCGCGGCTCATGATGCTCTCTCCGAGCTGGGGGGTCCGGTTGCGGTCAAGCTGCTCGACGCCGCCGTTCTGCACAAGACCGAGATCGGCGGTGTGCACCTGGGCGTGAACTCCCCCGAGGCCATGGACCGGGCCCTGGACGGCCTTGAGGCCGCCGGTGCCCGCGAATTCCTGGTCGAAGCAATGGCTCCATCCGGCATCGACCTCGTGGTCGGCGTTCGCCGTGACCCTGTTTTCGGACCGATCGCCGTTCTGGGTCTGGGTGGCACCACCGCGGAAGTCTTCGCCGACATTTCCATCCGCTCCGCTCCCCTTTCCGTCCGTGTGGCGGAGGGCATGCCCGGCGATCTCCAAGCGCGCGAGCTCTTGTACGGTTTCCGTTCCGGGCCGATGCTGAAGACGGAGGAGCTGGCGGCCCTACTGGTCAGGCTCGGCGATGCGCTTGTTTCCAATGACGCAATCGCAGAAATCGAAATCAACCCCCTGCGCCTGACCCGTGACGGGCTCGTGGCCCTTGATGCAGTAGTTGTCAATGTCGAGGAGGACATGAAATGA
- a CDS encoding FAD-dependent monooxygenase: MALRVACIGGGPGGLFFSTLFKQTVPDAEVVLFERNQATDAFGFGVVFSDATLNRINDADPVVRNGLRDFGTHWDDIEVWLKGEQKSFAGNGMAAIYRKTLLQLMQDRAAEAGVDMRFGQYVPDLAQLDDFDLIVGADGANSSTREQLGESLGHTAETATAKFIWFGTSHKFKGMTFLHRKSEFGNFAVHGYPISDDLSTFIVETDEQTWRKAGLDEFDVSQPPGPSDLKTQRFLEKLFAEDIDGEPLVANSSRWANFRTRRTRSWHKGNVVLLGDAVHTAHFSVGSGTKMAMEDAITLVREIAAHQDDLELAFTNYEAERQPQVAKIQNQARGGLSWWEHFGRYYDSFDPTQFTFHFFSRSIDIDKIRQRDPSLVASAEQDWHARHGSAPLQTSLIAGPVEFQGRQLSLTHQGGQPALTGPGGSIALTSVPADADANTGLLLTAPDTEEGLAAAFEQLSDRAAVIVIQGGNPFTRILLSEEARLGRGLTSVIVDDRGPVSALTVVLSGRADAIATEGTEATDA; the protein is encoded by the coding sequence ATGGCACTTCGCGTAGCCTGCATTGGCGGCGGTCCCGGCGGACTGTTCTTCTCAACCTTGTTCAAGCAGACCGTTCCCGACGCTGAAGTCGTGCTCTTTGAGCGGAACCAGGCCACGGACGCGTTCGGCTTCGGCGTAGTTTTCTCCGACGCAACACTGAATCGGATCAACGACGCCGATCCCGTTGTCCGCAACGGCCTCCGGGACTTCGGTACCCACTGGGATGACATCGAGGTCTGGCTCAAAGGCGAACAGAAGTCCTTCGCCGGCAACGGCATGGCCGCCATCTACCGCAAGACTCTCCTTCAGCTGATGCAGGACCGGGCGGCGGAAGCCGGCGTCGACATGCGCTTTGGCCAGTATGTGCCCGACCTGGCTCAGCTCGATGATTTCGACCTGATCGTCGGCGCTGACGGCGCCAATTCATCGACCCGTGAACAGCTCGGGGAGAGTCTGGGCCACACTGCCGAGACTGCCACGGCGAAGTTCATCTGGTTCGGCACTAGCCACAAATTCAAGGGCATGACCTTCCTCCACCGGAAGAGCGAATTTGGCAACTTTGCCGTCCACGGCTACCCGATCAGCGACGACCTGAGCACGTTCATCGTCGAAACTGACGAGCAGACGTGGCGGAAGGCCGGCCTCGACGAATTCGATGTCAGCCAGCCTCCGGGACCTTCGGACCTGAAGACCCAGCGCTTCCTCGAAAAGCTCTTCGCCGAGGACATCGACGGTGAGCCGCTGGTGGCCAACAGCTCCCGTTGGGCGAATTTCCGCACCCGCCGGACCCGTTCCTGGCACAAGGGCAACGTCGTCCTGCTCGGAGATGCGGTACATACCGCCCACTTCTCCGTCGGCTCCGGCACCAAGATGGCCATGGAAGACGCCATCACCCTGGTCCGCGAAATCGCTGCACACCAGGACGACCTCGAGCTCGCCTTCACAAACTACGAGGCCGAACGCCAGCCACAGGTCGCCAAGATCCAGAACCAGGCACGCGGTGGCCTGAGCTGGTGGGAACACTTCGGCAGGTATTACGACTCCTTCGACCCAACCCAGTTCACCTTCCACTTCTTCTCCCGCAGCATCGACATCGACAAGATCCGGCAACGCGACCCGAGTCTGGTTGCTTCCGCGGAACAGGACTGGCATGCCAGGCACGGAAGCGCGCCGCTGCAGACATCCCTCATTGCCGGACCCGTCGAGTTCCAGGGGCGCCAACTCTCCCTCACACACCAGGGCGGTCAGCCTGCGTTGACCGGCCCCGGCGGCAGTATTGCGCTGACCAGCGTCCCGGCCGACGCCGATGCCAACACCGGACTGTTGCTCACCGCGCCGGACACCGAAGAGGGCTTGGCCGCCGCCTTTGAGCAGCTGTCGGACCGGGCTGCGGTGATCGTTATCCAAGGCGGCAATCCGTTCACGCGCATCCTCCTCTCCGAGGAAGCGCGCCTGGGCCGGGGCCTGACAAGCGTCATCGTCGATGACCGGGGACCGGTGTCGGCCTTGACCGTGGTGCTTTCCGGCCGGGCAGACGCCATTGCAACGGAAGGTACGGAGGCAACCGATGCATAA
- a CDS encoding PaaX family transcriptional regulator C-terminal domain-containing protein — MQWKPRALILDLFGDYLRYAGSEVRLADITELLAVFDIEAATVRVNLSRLRKEGWFTTRRVGRETVYSLTPHMLEILDEGRDRIFRRRDENWEGRWTMAIYQVPESERAVREQLRKQLAWHGFGQLSPSTWLSPHDLIAEVREIAAEYPLAKVDALWCGTGDLEEDRDLAARCWDLEQLGADYQEFVQTYSTLNDEALNAGKDGRAALIERMRIIGDFRRFPFRDPYLPRELQPEGWPSSEAYGLFGAVHRQLGPAATEFVSGIIGQPVGQGQEVVA; from the coding sequence ATGCAGTGGAAACCCAGAGCCCTGATCCTGGATCTTTTCGGGGACTACCTCAGGTATGCCGGGAGCGAGGTCAGGCTTGCCGACATCACGGAGCTCCTCGCCGTATTCGATATTGAGGCAGCCACGGTCCGCGTCAACCTCTCTCGCCTTCGCAAGGAGGGCTGGTTCACCACCCGCCGCGTGGGGCGGGAAACGGTCTACTCGCTCACACCTCACATGCTGGAAATCCTGGACGAGGGACGCGACCGAATCTTCCGGCGCCGGGACGAGAACTGGGAGGGGCGCTGGACCATGGCCATCTATCAGGTCCCGGAATCCGAACGCGCCGTCCGTGAACAGCTCCGCAAGCAGCTGGCGTGGCATGGTTTCGGCCAACTGTCACCGTCGACCTGGCTGAGCCCGCACGACCTTATTGCCGAGGTCCGCGAAATCGCCGCCGAATATCCGCTGGCAAAAGTTGATGCTCTCTGGTGCGGAACCGGAGACCTCGAGGAGGACAGGGACCTTGCCGCGCGGTGCTGGGACCTGGAGCAGCTCGGCGCGGACTATCAGGAATTCGTCCAGACCTATTCCACCCTCAACGACGAGGCGCTGAATGCGGGCAAGGACGGCCGCGCGGCACTCATCGAACGGATGCGTATCATCGGCGACTTCCGTCGCTTCCCGTTCCGCGACCCCTACCTGCCCCGCGAGCTGCAGCCCGAGGGCTGGCCGAGCAGCGAGGCATACGGCCTGTTTGGCGCGGTACACCGCCAGCTCGGGCCTGCAGCCACGGAATTCGTCTCCGGCATTATCGGTCAGCCCGTCGGGCAGGGCCAGGAGGTCGTGGCGTAA
- a CDS encoding aromatic acid/H+ symport family MFS transporter, whose product MAFQSPSSPPVRPRKSAAAVIFLCFLAIVFDGYDLVVYGAIVPKLLAYQPWGLTPAQTGAIGSYALAGMFIGAILIGYLTDIVGRRKVMMVSIASFSLLMLLTASAPTPELFGLFRFLAGLGLGGVIPTAIALTVEFSKSNRRNFNNAVMFSGYAVGGILAALLALAFLPALGFQGMLALGGVPLIAVVPLLFKFLPESPAFLAAKGDRAQAVRIIADYGLEPLPEAPVQGGAPVAGRFRTLLTGRLLGAMILFCLAGVCGQTLVYGLNTWLPQLMVIAKYSLASSLTFLLTVNVGAVVGVLVSSRLADRFGPRPVTASAFASSGIALVLMGTGLMPLPVMYLLVAVVGFGSVGAQILVNGFVATYFSGATRATALGITLGIGRIGAVLAISGGGVLVAASLGTFINFSVWAIAAAVGVVAVLSVPRLQTEAAKTGEGTVAVPAVSTDAIPH is encoded by the coding sequence ATGGCTTTTCAATCGCCCTCCTCACCTCCGGTTCGCCCTCGTAAATCGGCAGCCGCGGTCATCTTTCTCTGCTTCCTGGCCATCGTCTTCGACGGATACGATCTGGTCGTCTACGGCGCCATCGTCCCCAAGCTCCTGGCCTACCAGCCCTGGGGCCTAACTCCGGCGCAGACCGGCGCAATCGGCAGCTACGCACTGGCCGGAATGTTCATCGGCGCCATCCTCATCGGATACCTCACTGACATCGTCGGGCGCCGGAAGGTCATGATGGTGTCCATCGCGTCCTTCTCGCTGCTGATGCTGCTGACCGCCTCGGCGCCAACTCCCGAACTCTTCGGTTTGTTCCGTTTTCTAGCTGGCCTTGGACTGGGCGGCGTGATCCCGACGGCGATCGCACTAACCGTGGAGTTCTCCAAGTCGAACCGGCGCAACTTCAATAACGCCGTGATGTTCTCCGGATACGCTGTCGGCGGGATTCTCGCCGCGCTGCTCGCCCTCGCCTTCTTGCCCGCGCTCGGATTCCAGGGAATGCTGGCCCTGGGCGGCGTTCCACTCATCGCCGTCGTCCCCCTGCTGTTCAAGTTCCTTCCCGAATCCCCGGCCTTCCTCGCTGCCAAGGGGGACCGGGCCCAAGCGGTACGCATCATCGCCGACTACGGGCTCGAACCGCTACCCGAAGCGCCGGTACAAGGCGGCGCACCCGTAGCCGGCCGTTTCCGCACCCTGCTGACCGGGCGCCTGCTTGGCGCGATGATCCTTTTCTGCCTGGCCGGTGTCTGTGGACAAACCCTCGTGTACGGGCTCAATACCTGGCTGCCGCAGCTCATGGTCATCGCCAAATACTCGCTGGCCTCCTCCCTGACATTCCTGCTGACGGTCAACGTCGGTGCCGTCGTGGGTGTGCTCGTGTCCTCCCGCCTAGCGGACCGCTTCGGTCCACGGCCGGTGACCGCGTCGGCCTTCGCCAGTTCCGGCATCGCGCTTGTTCTCATGGGAACCGGCCTGATGCCGCTGCCCGTCATGTACCTGTTGGTTGCGGTGGTTGGCTTCGGGTCCGTGGGAGCACAGATCCTAGTCAACGGCTTTGTTGCAACCTACTTCTCGGGCGCAACGCGGGCCACTGCTCTAGGCATCACGCTGGGTATCGGGCGGATCGGCGCCGTACTGGCTATTTCAGGCGGAGGGGTCCTGGTCGCCGCATCGCTGGGCACGTTCATCAACTTCTCTGTCTGGGCGATTGCGGCAGCAGTGGGCGTAGTCGCCGTACTTTCCGTACCACGGCTTCAGACCGAGGCCGCCAAGACCGGAGAGGGCACGGTTGCTGTGCCGGCTGTCTCCACCGACGCTATCCCGCACTAA
- a CDS encoding alpha/beta fold hydrolase, with protein MQSQRISNQTVESVDGTLIGFRKLGSGSPIVLVHGSISTGEQWLAVAEQLADANTVYIMDRRGRGLSADAEKYSLRNEADDIKAVLDLSGEGSALLGHSYGAICALEAVRTGASVSSLVLYEPPLPVDAPTAGAALQEYAAAVDEGNGDKAMRIAATNFLRISPDETEALAASPLWPGMVELSPTWTRELSEIDLTDVLIQQYVEIDAPTLLLVGEASPAHLVGASRHLGQRMTNVTEHLVPGQNHFAHVMDPAGTADAIKAFLHQ; from the coding sequence ATGCAATCCCAGCGCATCAGCAACCAGACTGTGGAATCAGTCGACGGCACCCTGATCGGCTTCCGCAAGCTAGGGTCCGGCAGTCCCATCGTCCTTGTCCACGGAAGCATCTCCACGGGCGAGCAGTGGCTGGCCGTGGCCGAGCAACTGGCCGACGCCAATACGGTGTACATCATGGACCGCCGCGGCCGTGGACTCAGCGCCGACGCCGAGAAATACTCACTGCGCAACGAAGCCGATGACATCAAAGCCGTGCTCGACCTCTCCGGTGAGGGATCCGCCCTGCTTGGCCACTCCTACGGGGCGATCTGCGCACTCGAGGCCGTGCGCACCGGAGCGTCGGTTTCCTCACTGGTGCTCTATGAGCCTCCGCTGCCAGTTGACGCGCCTACCGCGGGAGCCGCGCTCCAGGAGTACGCAGCAGCGGTGGACGAGGGAAACGGAGACAAAGCGATGCGCATAGCCGCCACCAACTTTCTGCGCATCTCCCCGGATGAAACCGAGGCCCTGGCTGCGTCGCCGCTGTGGCCAGGGATGGTTGAGCTCAGTCCCACATGGACCCGCGAGCTCAGCGAAATAGACCTGACGGACGTCCTCATCCAGCAGTACGTCGAGATTGACGCCCCAACGCTGTTGCTTGTTGGCGAGGCGAGCCCGGCACACCTGGTCGGTGCCTCACGACACCTCGGGCAGCGAATGACGAACGTGACGGAGCACCTTGTCCCTGGCCAAAATCACTTTGCCCACGTCATGGATCCTGCCGGCACCGCTGACGCCATTAAAGCGTTCTTGCACCAATAG